One Luteitalea sp. genomic window carries:
- the hemL gene encoding glutamate-1-semialdehyde 2,1-aminomutase yields the protein MFRRTKKSVRLFERAQALLPGGVDSPVRAFKAVGGVPPFIARAKGATITDVDGRTYIDYVMSWGPLLHGHAPRKLVRALSDAAKRGTSFGAPTVLEVSLAERVRALMPSMEMVRFVSSGTEATMSALRVARAATTREKVVKFAGCYHGHADPFLVEAGSGATTLGVPTSPGVPAGASSTTLIASYNDLDTVERLFAEHAGEIAAVIIEPIAGNMGVVPPQSTFLQDLRTLCTREGALLLFDEVISGFRVAPGGAQEIYGVRPDLTCLGKIIGGGLPVGAYGGRADLMQLVAPAGPVYQAGTLSGNPLAMTAGAWALGELSPRLYRRLDRLGARLVEGLLTAARQAAVPLQVNRAGSILTPFFTDAPVTDYTSACRADTSAYARFFQGLLAAGIYVPPSQFEGWFLSTAHDQSIVDRTVKVAGRVLGGKGGKG from the coding sequence ATGTTTCGAAGAACCAAGAAGTCCGTTCGTCTGTTCGAACGCGCGCAGGCGCTCCTCCCCGGGGGCGTCGATAGCCCAGTCCGAGCCTTCAAGGCGGTGGGCGGCGTGCCCCCTTTCATCGCACGGGCGAAAGGCGCGACGATCACCGACGTCGATGGCCGGACGTACATCGACTACGTGATGTCCTGGGGCCCTCTCCTCCACGGACACGCACCGCGCAAGCTCGTGAGAGCGCTGTCTGACGCCGCCAAGCGGGGAACGAGCTTCGGCGCGCCGACCGTCCTCGAGGTGTCGCTGGCGGAGCGCGTCCGCGCGCTGATGCCCTCGATGGAAATGGTGCGCTTCGTGAGCTCCGGCACCGAGGCCACCATGAGCGCGCTTCGTGTCGCACGGGCTGCGACAACGCGTGAGAAGGTCGTCAAGTTTGCGGGCTGCTATCACGGCCACGCTGATCCATTTCTCGTCGAAGCGGGCTCGGGTGCGACCACGCTCGGCGTGCCGACGAGCCCTGGTGTGCCAGCCGGCGCCTCCAGTACTACACTCATTGCAAGCTACAACGATCTCGACACGGTCGAGCGCCTGTTCGCAGAGCACGCCGGCGAGATTGCAGCCGTTATCATCGAGCCCATCGCCGGCAACATGGGGGTCGTGCCACCGCAGTCCACGTTTCTCCAAGACTTGCGGACACTGTGCACGCGTGAAGGGGCGCTCCTCCTCTTCGACGAGGTCATCAGCGGTTTCCGCGTCGCACCAGGCGGCGCGCAGGAGATTTACGGCGTGCGGCCCGACCTCACTTGCTTGGGAAAGATCATCGGAGGTGGCCTGCCTGTTGGTGCGTACGGCGGGCGGGCAGACCTCATGCAGCTCGTTGCTCCCGCTGGTCCCGTCTACCAAGCGGGCACGCTCTCGGGTAATCCCCTGGCCATGACGGCAGGCGCGTGGGCCCTCGGCGAGCTGTCGCCGCGGCTTTATCGACGCCTCGATCGGCTGGGCGCCCGGCTCGTGGAAGGCTTGCTCACCGCCGCTCGGCAGGCAGCTGTGCCTCTCCAGGTCAACCGCGCTGGCTCGATCTTGACGCCCTTCTTCACTGACGCGCCGGTGACGGATTACACGAGCGCCTGCCGCGCCGACACTTCGGCCTACGCGCGATTCTTTCAAGGACTGCTCGCCGCGGGGATCTACGTGCCACCCTCACAGTTCGAGGGCTGGTTTCTCTCGACCGCACACGATCAATCGATCGTCGATCGGACGGTCAAGGTGGCGGGGCGGGTGTTGGGGGGGAAAGGGGGAAAGGGGTAA